The Pseudanabaena sp. ABRG5-3 genome includes the window ATAAGTACTAGCCATTGCTCCTGTGTGACTATAAATTTGGCGATATAAAAGGCTGGTATATTGACTTCCACTAGAGGAGATTCATTGTCCCTTCTACCAATTTCGTTTAGTGGCGAACCGAGGGTGAATTTCCCCGATGGAATCCGTACCATTTCCATATAGATTCCATTCCCTAAATCGTCTCGAAATGCTTTATCACCTCTCTTAATTGGATCGCGGGGTATTTCTGGAAGTTTCGGAGATTCAGCTATGACGATTGGTTGAGGCTGAGGTTTGAGTTTTTCTAAAAAAAGAGCTATAGCAAACCCTGCGATCGCAGTACTTGTATGGGTCAACAATTGACGACGATTGAATTTAATTGGTATTTTCTCTAAGGATTTCACCAATGATTGCGCGATCGCCACTGCCTTGATCGTTGAAATCTCTGAACGCTTTGGAGATTCCCCCTCAGTTTCAATGGTTTCACTCAAATTAGCATTATTCTCAATTTGACCAAATTCGTTGCGAAATTCTTCTAAATATGCGTAACCTTCCAAATATTCACGCACTAAACAATAATAATTATCTTCATTAAAAAAAGACTGCACTCTCGGCGCAAGGGTATAGTTCTGTCCAATTTCATAAAGCCTAGTGGCGATCGCCCCATGATCAAAGTCATTCTCGATATACTCTTGGGCAACGATTTGCCAGCAATAAATTACACATAGCGGCTTAGGTGTGGTGGGTATCTCTAAATTTTCAGCGAGATAAATTGATATAGCGATCGCCCCAATTTGCTCACTATCGATGCCTTGCTGAATGTGGTAACGATTGCTGAGAATGGTATCTAAATCCATGATTTAACATTGATCATTTTTCAGACTACTTGTTATTACTCAAGGTCTATAGCGCTTTTCAAGCAAGCGAGGTACATAGGGTTGTGTCCCCGCCTTCGGCGGGGACACAACCCTGTACTTTGATATACGCTATATA containing:
- a CDS encoding formylglycine-generating enzyme family protein, whose protein sequence is MDLDTILSNRYHIQQGIDSEQIGAIAISIYLAENLEIPTTPKPLCVIYCWQIVAQEYIENDFDHGAIATRLYEIGQNYTLAPRVQSFFNEDNYYCLVREYLEGYAYLEEFRNEFGQIENNANLSETIETEGESPKRSEISTIKAVAIAQSLVKSLEKIPIKFNRRQLLTHTSTAIAGFAIALFLEKLKPQPQPIVIAESPKLPEIPRDPIKRGDKAFRDDLGNGIYMEMVRIPSGKFTLGSPLNEIGRRDNESPLVEVNIPAFYIAKFIVTQEQWLVLMGNNPANFRESLQAPMENISWIEAQDFCRRLTARSLHAYAYRLPSEAEWEYACRAGTNTAYHFGDSPTELADYAWFVDNSNKRSQPVGQKVPNPWGLYEMHGGIWEWCEDAWHDSFKGAPADGSAWLEGNSGRRVRKGGSWSNEAKLCRSASRDWHWQGDRYNDIGFRVAISTI